The DNA region CGGGTGGAGGCCGAGCGCGGTGTCGGCGGTCCAGTCGGCGCTGCCGGGCGGCGGACCGGTGAGGGCGGTCTGGGTGTCGGCGGCCCAGCCGCCCGCGCCGAGCACGGCGGCCAGTGCCACCGCGGTGGCGGCGATCGCCCGCCTGGTCCGGAACCTGCGCATGTCCGTGCCCTCCCTTGCCCGTTGGGCCGGCGACCGGGGTCGGTTGCCGACGGGGAGGAAGGTAGGAACGCCACGGCCCCGCGGACGTCACACCGCGGGGCCAAGTCGGGGGTACTACTCCGGTAGCACCTGCTACTGACCCGGGGTCACCAGGCCGGACTCGTAGGCCAGCACCACCGCCTGGGCGCGGTCGCGCAGGTCGAGCTTGCCGAGGATGCGCCCGATGTGGGTCTTGACGGTCTGTTCGGCGAGCACCAGTCGGCCGGCGATCTCCTGGTTGGACAGGCCGCGGGCGATCAGCTCCAGCACCTCGGTCTCGCGCGGGGTCAGGCCGTTGAGCCGCAGCTTGGGGTCGCGGCGCTTGGCGGGCCGGTTGCGGGCGAAGTCCTCGATCAGCCGCCGGGTGACGGAGGGGGCGAGCAGCGCCTCGCCGGCCGCGACCACCCGGACCGCGGCGATCAGGTCGGCCGGCGGGGCGTCCTTGAGCAGGAAGCCGCTGGCCCCGGCGCGCAGCGCCTCGTACACGTAGTCGTCCACGTCGAAGGTGGTCAGCATCAGCACCTTGGGCCGGTGCGCTCCCGGGACGTCGGGGTCGAGCAGCTTCCGGGCGGCCTCCAGGCCGTCCATGACGGGCATCCGGACGTCCATCAGCACCACGTCCGGGTGGGTGCGACCGGTGACCTCCAGGGCCTGGGCGCCGTCCGCCGCGTCCCCCACCACGTCGATGTCGCTCTGGGCGTTGAGCAGGGCGGCGAAGCCGGCCCGCACCATGGCCTGGTCGTCGACGATGATCACGCGGATGGTCATGCGGGTTTCTCCCCCGGGGTGTCTGGTCGGTCGGGCGGGTCGAGCGGCAGGACGGCGGCCACCTTGAAGCCGCCGTCCGGCAGCGGACCGGTGTCCAGCCTGCCATCGACCAGCCGGACGCGTTCGCGCATTCCGACCAGACCGTGTCCGGTGCCTTCGGCCGAGGCCTCCAGCGACTCGGTGCGCTGCGCCGGGGCCGCGTTGACCACGGTGAGCCGCAGCTCCGGGCCGTCCGCCGACAGCGACACCCAGGTCCGCGCGCCGGGGGCGTGCCGGACCACGTTGGCCAGCGCCTCCTGGACGATCCGGTAGGCGGAGAGGCCGACGGCCTGCGGCACCCGCTCGGCCAGTCCCTCGTCCACGGTCAGCTCGGCGGGCACCCCGGCCCGCCCCACCGTCTCGACCAGCTGGGCGAGTTGGCCGACCCCCGGCTGCGGGGCCTTCTCCCCGGAGGACTCCTCGCTGCGCAGCACGCCGAGCAGCCGGCGCATCTCGGCCAGCGACTCGCGCGCGGTGCCGGCGATCGCGGTGAACTCCTCGGCGGCGTCGGCCGGGACGCCCTCGACCCGGTACGGCGCGCTGGCGGCCTGCACCGCGATCACCGACATGTGGTGGGCCACCACGTCGTGCAACTCCCGGGCGATCCGGGCGCGTTCCTCCAGCAGGGTGCGGCGCTCGCGTTCCACCTCGCTGATCTGCTCCTGCTCGGTGAGCAGCCGGCGGGCGACCGCGCGGTCCCGGACGGCCCAGCCGAGCAGCAGGACGGCGCCGCTGAGCGCGATCAGCAGCACGGTGGTGCCGTCGCCGGCCCGGGGCAGGCCGAGGGTGGTGGTGAGCACGGTGAGCAGGAGGGTGGCGACCCAGACCGCGATCACGGTGGCCCGGCGCTCGCGCAGTCCGAGGGCGAGCAGCAGGAAGAGGTACGAGAGGATCATCGGCGCCGTCCACGGCCAACTGCCCGTCACCTGGTGGTGGTGGGCGGTGATGGTGGCGGTGGTGACCAGGGTGGTGGCGCTGATCCACCAGGCGGCGAGCGGCCGGGTGATGGCGAGGAACAGCGGGGTGGTCTGGGCGACGGTGAGCGCGGCGGCGACCGGCAGCACCAGGCCGTAGAAGTCGACCAGGTTGGCGATCCCGGTGGGGATCAGCGAGGCCTGCAGGATGATCGCGACGACGTACGGGAGTCGGCGCACCCAGGGCCGGCGGGAGTTGCCGAGCAGCGGGGTCCCGTCCTCGCTCGGGGCGGTCAGGTGCTGCCACAGGGTGCGCAGTTGGCGGACGGTGAACCTGCGGGCGTCGGCGATCGTGAGCGTTTTCATCGCGGGCCAGCCTAGGAGGGCGGGCCCGCTCCGGGCGTCGGACTGGAGCGCGAGATTCCGGGTGATACCCGGGTACGGGGTGATACCCGGGTATGACGCGCGGGTGCTACGGGTGCCGTGGGCGCTGCGGTGCCGTGGGCGCTCAGGGTCGCCAGTGGCCGGCCAGGGCGGGGCCGAGCTGGTCGAAGTGGCGCTCGATCACCGCGACCATGCCCTCGGGCCCGGCCGGTTCCTGTTCGGCGGTCCAGGACAGGTGGGCGGCGCGCAGCAGGCTGCCGAAGACGGCGGCGAGCACGACCGGGCGCAGGTCCTGGGCCGGGTCCAGCCCCTCCCGCTCGGCGAGCACCTGGACCACCAGCCGCTCCTGCTCGGTGACCCGGCGCAGGTGGGCGGCGAGCAGTGCGGGCGTCTCCTCGATGATCCGCAGCAGTTCGAGGGCGCTGCTGATCGAGCCGGGGCCGGAGGTCCGGTCGTTCCCGAGGTCGCGCCAGGACTTGACGATCGAGGCGCGCAGGGCCTGGAGCGGGGTCTCCTCGGCGGGGCGGTGGCGCAGGCAGTGGATGAAGTAGTCCTCGGCGTCGGCCATCACGGCGAGGGCGACCTCGTCCTTGTTGGCGAAGTAGCGGAAGAAGGTGCGCTGGGAGACGTCGACGGCGGAGGCGATCTCGTCGACGGTGGTCCGGGCGAAGCCCTGGCTGAGGAAGAGCGTGTGGGCGGCCTGCACCAGGGCGTCCCGGGTCTGCTGCTTCTTGCGCTCGCGCAGGCCGGGTGCCCGGTCGAGGTCCTCCGGGGTGCCGGCGGGGTGGGGGGTGCGAGCGGCCATGGCGGGGGCCTTCCGGGGGCGCTGGTGCTGGGGTGGGAGCTCAACCTTAGCTGCCTGACAAATGTCAGTGCAGGTCAGAAGTCATTGTTTGCCGAATGTCAGCGGCTGACATAATCTGCCGGAGTGGCGCTCGTCGGCCGGGCACTCGTGGGGACGGGTGGGTCGTCGCAGCGCCACCGTCGTGTCCCGGTCTCTGCACGCCCACGGAGGGCCCAGATGAGTCAGTCCGTCGTCAAGAACTCCGAGGCGGACGCACCGCCGCCACCGAATCGGCCGTCCGGGGGGCTCAAGGGGCACCCCTGGCTGACCCTGCTGACCGTCGCGGTCGGCGTCATGATGGTCGCCCTGGACGGCACCATCGTCGCCATCGCCAACCCGGTGATCCAGGAGAAGCTGGGGGCCGCGCCCTCCGAGATCCAGTGGGTCACCAGCGGCTACCTGCTGGCGCTCGCGGTCTTCCTGATCACCGCCGGCAAGATCGGCGACCGCTTCGGCCACAAGAGCACCTTCCTGGTCGGCGCGGTCGGCTTCGCCGCCACCTCGGCCGCGATCGGCTTCGCCGGCAACATCCAGACCGTGATCGCCTTCCGCGTGCTGCAGGGCCTGTTCGGCGCACTGCTCCAGCCGGCCGCGCTCGGCCTGCTGCGCGGGGCCTTCCCGGCCGAACGGCTCAACATGGCGATCGGCATCTGGGGCGGGGTGATCGGCGCCTCCACCGCGGCCGGCCCGATCGTCGGCGGTCTGCTGGTCGAGCACGTCGGCTGGGAGTCGGTGTTCTTCATCAACGTCCCGGTCGGCCTGATCGCGCTCGCCCTCGGCCTGTGGATCCTCCGGGACGTGCGGGCCGAGAACGCCGCCAGGTCCTTCGACCTGCCGGGCATCGGGCTGCTCTCGGTCGGGATGTTCGCCCTGGTCTTCGGCATCATCAAGGCCCCCGAGTGGGGCTGGGGCAACGGGCGGACGCTGCTCTTCCTGGGCGGCGCGGTGGTGCTGATGGTGCTCTTCGCGCTCTGGCAGGGCCGGGCGAAGGAGCCGCTGATCCCGCTCAGCCTGTTCCGTTCGGTGCCGCTGTCGGCGGGCGTGCTGCTGATGGTGCTGATGGCCTTCGCGTTCTTCGGCGCGATCTTCTTCGTGACCTTCTACCTGCAGAACGTGCACGGGATGAAGCCGGTCGACGCCGGCGTCCACCTGCTGCCGATGACCGGCATGATGATCGTCGGCTCGCCGCTGGCCGGCCTGGCGATCGGCAAGCTCGGCCCGCGGATCCCGATCACGGCCGGGATGCTGCTCACCACCGGCGCGATGTTCGGCATGTCCACCCTGGGCACCGGCTCCGGCACCGGCGTGATGTCGCTCTGGTTCGTCCTGATGGGCCTCGGCATCAGCCCGGTCATCGTCGGCGCCACCGAGGTCATCGTCGGCAACGCCCCCTTGGAGCTGTCCGGCGTGGCCGGTGGCCTCCAGCAGGCCGC from Kitasatospora cathayae includes:
- a CDS encoding response regulator — protein: MTIRVIIVDDQAMVRAGFAALLNAQSDIDVVGDAADGAQALEVTGRTHPDVVLMDVRMPVMDGLEAARKLLDPDVPGAHRPKVLMLTTFDVDDYVYEALRAGASGFLLKDAPPADLIAAVRVVAAGEALLAPSVTRRLIEDFARNRPAKRRDPKLRLNGLTPRETEVLELIARGLSNQEIAGRLVLAEQTVKTHIGRILGKLDLRDRAQAVVLAYESGLVTPGQ
- a CDS encoding sensor histidine kinase, with the translated sequence MKTLTIADARRFTVRQLRTLWQHLTAPSEDGTPLLGNSRRPWVRRLPYVVAIILQASLIPTGIANLVDFYGLVLPVAAALTVAQTTPLFLAITRPLAAWWISATTLVTTATITAHHHQVTGSWPWTAPMILSYLFLLLALGLRERRATVIAVWVATLLLTVLTTTLGLPRAGDGTTVLLIALSGAVLLLGWAVRDRAVARRLLTEQEQISEVERERRTLLEERARIARELHDVVAHHMSVIAVQAASAPYRVEGVPADAAEEFTAIAGTARESLAEMRRLLGVLRSEESSGEKAPQPGVGQLAQLVETVGRAGVPAELTVDEGLAERVPQAVGLSAYRIVQEALANVVRHAPGARTWVSLSADGPELRLTVVNAAPAQRTESLEASAEGTGHGLVGMRERVRLVDGRLDTGPLPDGGFKVAAVLPLDPPDRPDTPGEKPA
- a CDS encoding TetR/AcrR family transcriptional regulator; translated protein: MAARTPHPAGTPEDLDRAPGLRERKKQQTRDALVQAAHTLFLSQGFARTTVDEIASAVDVSQRTFFRYFANKDEVALAVMADAEDYFIHCLRHRPAEETPLQALRASIVKSWRDLGNDRTSGPGSISSALELLRIIEETPALLAAHLRRVTEQERLVVQVLAEREGLDPAQDLRPVVLAAVFGSLLRAAHLSWTAEQEPAGPEGMVAVIERHFDQLGPALAGHWRP
- a CDS encoding MFS transporter produces the protein MSQSVVKNSEADAPPPPNRPSGGLKGHPWLTLLTVAVGVMMVALDGTIVAIANPVIQEKLGAAPSEIQWVTSGYLLALAVFLITAGKIGDRFGHKSTFLVGAVGFAATSAAIGFAGNIQTVIAFRVLQGLFGALLQPAALGLLRGAFPAERLNMAIGIWGGVIGASTAAGPIVGGLLVEHVGWESVFFINVPVGLIALALGLWILRDVRAENAARSFDLPGIGLLSVGMFALVFGIIKAPEWGWGNGRTLLFLGGAVVLMVLFALWQGRAKEPLIPLSLFRSVPLSAGVLLMVLMAFAFFGAIFFVTFYLQNVHGMKPVDAGVHLLPMTGMMIVGSPLAGLAIGKLGPRIPITAGMLLTTGAMFGMSTLGTGSGTGVMSLWFVLMGLGISPVIVGATEVIVGNAPLELSGVAGGLQQAAMQVGGSLGTAVLGALMAAKVGDVLPGNWAKAGLPPVADPQQAELLKQGAQLGIAPPAQPGMPQQAVDAMAGAVHQSFVSGMSLAFVVAAAVAFAAALLALLTRRGSTDAGPAVHI